DNA from Nitrospirota bacterium:
CCTCACCCCGCTCGGAATGCAGGTTTTTATCGCTGGATTTGGCTATATATAAATACAGACTTGTCCAAAACAAGAAAATTGATATGGCTGAATAACTCATAAACACATAAATCGACAAGTTATTTATATGGCTAACGCGGGTGGAATTTTAAAATCAGAGATCTAAAGCAATTCTTAATGCTTCATTCGTTTGAATTAATAAGTACCTGACTGCTTACTATAACGAATACACGAAATTTTTCGGGGGCATGAGGGGCTCCTTTATATACACGGTATAGGTCACCGCGTTTCATAATCCACCTGATAAGAAAGGACATCTTCAGCTTCCTCGTTGAGTTTATCAGCCTTCTTATTAAGAATAATAAGGTCCTTCATTCCTTTCTAATTTAACCTGCCTTTCAATATAGTCCCTTACTGCCTTCTCAATAAATTCCGATTTATTCTGCTGCCTTCCGGCCAGATTTTCAATATTTCTAATAAGTTCTTCCGGAAGAGTGATTGATGTCTTAATTTTCACACCACCAATATACTACTAATATCTTACTAACATCAATACTTAATCGATAAATGCATCCTTCAGTAGTTTGCTCTGTCTTTCGAATGCCTGTCTTGGATTCCGAGGGTAAATTCATGGGATGATTGCATATTTTATTCCTTTACCTTTTGATAAATTATCAAATGCCTTTTGTATATTTTTTAATGAATATCTTCCTGAAATAAGTTTCGAAAACTCAAGTTTTCCTGAACACAGAAGATTATATGCATTTCTCACATCAGTTGGGGTATAGTGAAAAACTCCTTTCAATGTTATCTCATCATAATGAATTCTTTCTGTATCGTAAGTAACCCTTGTACTTGACGGACAGCCGCCAAAGAGGATAACTGTTCCACCTCTTCTCAGATAGTTGACAGAGGACTCCCAGACTTCTGGTATCCCCGTGCATTCAAAGAGATAATCAAAGCCAATATTATTGGTAATTTTATTTAAATTAATATTCTTCTTACCTGCAAGGGTAGAGGAAATATCTTCCCTCTTGAGAGGGGTACAGGGGTGTGATTCCTCTCCCTTGATGGGAAGGGATGATATAAAATCTGCGCCCACCTTTTTTGCTACTCTCAGTTTATAAAAATGTTTATCTATTATAGT
Protein-coding regions in this window:
- a CDS encoding ribbon-helix-helix protein, CopG family — protein: MKIKTSITLPEELIRNIENLAGRQQNKSEFIEKAVRDYIERQVKLERNEGPYYS